TCCAAACAGACACTGTTGAAGTCGATCCAGTAGATTCACCTACATGTCTTCGCCCATATGTCCTTGTTAGTTCACAGGTTTCATAGGGACTATTCTTTGGGCACAAAGTAGATTTAGTCAGATCCCACCAGAGTTACAAGAGGACTTTAGAGAAATTTGGGAGACTCAAACTTaagacatgattttaaaaagtacagaaGTCTGAAGTCTGCTTCTCATTGGAGAAGCCTAAAATGGTCCTCAGGAACTTGTCAAGTTTTAATATAAGCAAATCTAAACTAAACACTACACTGGACTTGCAGGTCCAGGTCCAGTAAGGGTCTGCATCAAAACCTTCTGTGGTTAGTCTCGTCAAAACTGGACCAGTTTATCACCTGGAGCTGAAATAGAAGTTTCAGATGTATCAAACTCTtgatacatctttttttttatatttgtgaataTAGAAAATCAGTAAATCTTTGACAGTTCATGAAAACTGTAAACTACCTGGAGTGAGACTGATTCTTATAATAAGCCTTTAGTTTGTGAAAAGCTCTTTCTCTTTGAGGGCTCATTTCAGATAGACCTGTTGTCTCCGTACtatcaaaagaaaacagcatgaATGTGATTAATGCTGGATGCTCAGATACACAGTCACTGATAAGACAATACCTGCTCATCcccaaaatgaaataaacaccaCAACACTGACATGATCCTAGTAACAAGCCCTGTGTGTGGATCCAGACCCAGATGTTTCTCTGTACCCCACAaccaaaaataatgaaatatcacCAAATGTGGGTTCATTTACCACCGAAAGTCCAAATACACTAGAACTtgatcttttctctgtttcatgaAGGACGAGCTGGAGCGCCTCCGCCCGCTCTGCTACAAGAACGCTGacgtcttcctcctctgctacAGTGTGGTCCGCCCCTGCTCCTTCCGCAACCTGATCAACAGGTGGGCCCCCGAGGTGCGTCAGCACTGCCCTGGTGCCCCCATTGTCCTGGTCGGCACCCAGCTGGACCTGAGGGAGGACGTCCAGGTGCTGATCCACCTGGCACAGAACCAGGAGCGACCGGTGGGCACCGAGGAGGGCTGGCGGCTCGCCCAGGAGCTTGGGGCGGTGAGTTTTGCAGAGTGCTCGGCGCTGACCCAGAAGAACCTGAAGGATGCTTTCGATTCGGCCATCTTGGCCAGCATCCAGCAGA
This genomic window from Mastacembelus armatus chromosome 1, fMasArm1.2, whole genome shotgun sequence contains:
- the LOC113128047 gene encoding rho-related GTP-binding protein RhoU-like, with protein sequence MKDELERLRPLCYKNADVFLLCYSVVRPCSFRNLINRWAPEVRQHCPGAPIVLVGTQLDLREDVQVLIHLAQNQERPVGTEEGWRLAQELGAVSFAECSALTQKNLKDAFDSAILASIQQTDSGSVQQQRLTLRRKTPEKIKSLSETWWRKINCLMGEQSCDFK